In the Telopea speciosissima isolate NSW1024214 ecotype Mountain lineage chromosome 6, Tspe_v1, whole genome shotgun sequence genome, TTGGTTAACTTGAGAGCTACAATATATATCCTTATTATCTTCATAACCTAAACTATTGCTCATTCAAGACAATTTTCTTTTGCATGcagttatgagttatgacacATTCCATGGTTATTGTCTTTCAAAATTGCTGTTTGATATGAATTCGTTACTTAGAAATCTTCTTCTGCCATCCTCGCTGCATGTCAGCACTTTTACTTAATGATTAGGAGCTTATAACTCTTAAACTAACAGGTCTCGATGGGGCAAGTTTAACTTTACATTGGTCCTGAGAAGTATTTGGATAGACAGGTCCTTCTATTAACCATCTTATTATATCAATGAAATAGAAAACTATTAACTATGAGAAACAAGTAGCAGTGGTTGATTAGATAAGTTGCCTTTTGGAATGCTTTGTCTTGTACATAGACTTCATTTATACTGCACTTTTTTGCATGCTTTTCTTGCTAATTTCAATCTGCTTCTCTTTTGTAGTTGGTCAGCTGAGCAAAACTTCAGCTCTTTCAAATGGCTCCTCCTGCAAAAGGTATGCTACTGCTTTTTTAGTTGGCCCTTCTTAAGCTTTATTCTTATGTATGTGCACATCTTTAATAATTATTACATGGCCGTGCTAAATAATCTCTAGTTTATCTCCCAGAGGGTGTTGAGTTTTGCTCTTCTCTccactcaactcagccttatcccaactagaTGGGGTCAGCATGAGTTTTGCTCTTCCAGCTCTTTATGAATTTATTCTTACTCTTTGTACCTCTCTCACCCTTACATAACCCTTTTCTGGTATGGATGGTGTTGAGTTTTGCTCTTCTCTccactcaactcagccttatcccaactagaTGGGGTCAGCATGGGTTTTGCTCTTCCAGCTCTTTATGAATTTATTCTTACTCTTTGCACCTCTCTCACCCTTACATAACCCTTTTCTGGTATGGAGTGAAATTTTGAATGAGGATATTCATCCTGTATTTTTCTAGcgttctgtttctctctctatcAACTGGAGCCTTGACCTCTTGCAATTGTTGACTTACAGCTACTGCCAAGAAGCCTGATGCAAAGGCGCAGGCATTGAAGGCTGCCAAAGCAGTGAAATCAGGGGCATCTTCTCTGAAAAAGAAGGCAAAGAAGATCCGCACCTCAGTAACTTTTCACCGACCAAAAACACTCAAGAAAGAGAGGAATCCAAAGTATCCCCGCCTTAGTGCTCCGCCAAGGAACAAGCTGGACCACTATCAGATTCTTAAGTATCCTCTCACCACTGAATCTGCCATGAAGAAAATAGAGGACAATAACACACTTGTCTTCATTGTTGATATCCGGGCAGATAAGAAGAAGATCAAGGATGCTGTGAAGAAGATGTACGACATCCAGACCAAGAAAGTCAATACTTTGATCAGGTAAACAAGTGTTCTTTTGGGATTATAATTGTAAACTAAGTTTTGGTGGAGTATGGTGGAGTATAGCATTTTTATTTGTGAAATTTTGCAAATTCTATTGCCACACTTAGATACTGTATCCTTTACTCATTTTAATTGGTAATCTTTTTATGAACCTATGTTCTCAGTTAGTGAGCGAAAAAGTTCTTCATATAACCCTATTTCTTGTCATTTTTTCTGTGATCCATTCTTTAGTACATTTCTACATGTTTCAGTTATTGAAATCCTTGATTTACTTGCTTACTTGGCATGTAAGAACTTGTCCATCATTGCCTCAAGGTGGTTGTCTATGTCAAAGCCCTACATAATTAAATTTTCCTATTTGTACTTAATTTATAGGTAATGGATCTCTTTTCCACATGATGTTAGTTCTCCTCTATTCATGTGTCCATTTGTAAGGATGTGCTTTGAATTATATGTTGGTGCATTTTACAGGTTCTTGTGTCCTCTGTtatggtaaattttttttttttttttttgcatggggagggggggtgttGGTGTGTTTTGTTTTTAAGCTCATTTAGTTTGAGCTCAACTGATAGTCTGCTTTGATATGCTTTCCAGTTCTGATCATTTCTTGATTTcctatttttgtgttttgttaACAGACCCGATGGTACCAAGAAGGCATATGTGAGGTTGACTCCAGATTATGATGCTTTGGATGTTGCCAACAAGATTGGCATCATTTAAATGGAGATGAGATTTGCTTTTTGTCTGTTCTCATATTTGCTTTTAGTTGGAATTCTATGTTAGTGCTAGAGAGATGCTATGCGTCTGCATTTTTTCAGTTGGTTGCCATGTGTAGTTATTGTTTCCTAAAAGAAATCTTGTGTACGTGGACAGAAGCAAAATCTCCTATACTTATCTTCTTTGGAGTTTGGAATGCTAAGTTCACAGAACCCAATTTTTTCACCCCTTCCATTTTGCTGCTTTTGTAGAATATTAGTCTCTCACCCATTTTGATGGTTGGGGTGTCTGGGAGGTTTTTGTGACAAGGATTTGAACTGAAATCAGATCTTGTTATTTTGTTACCCTccccccccaagaaaaaaggaTCCATTTTTAAGAGCAGCCATCTGGTTGATGCTGACAATGAAACCAGATCAGTTGAAGCCCATGTCCCCATGGGCTGGATCAAGGATTCAGCATGACTGGTTGTTTGTTGGATCGCTGACACTCTTTCTATCCTTGCTACAGGGATTATAACTCTGCATTTAAATATCTTCTTGTTCTATGTTGAAACTTATCCTGATAGGGCGTAGGTTCCAGGGGTAATGAACCGCCGGAGCTTGGTTATCATGATATGAATCCTCTTGAGATATTCGTAGATCAGTGTTTTTTTGCCCTAGTTTGTTTCAGGAGCAGCTAGGATTAGTTGGGAAAGGCAGGGACAACACAAGAAGATCCACAAATTTGCTTTTGTGTACAAGTTTACTATTTTTATCTCTGCTTTTAAGTCCCATCATCTTGGTTCAGTGGGTTATACTGTACAAATACTTGTGTTTGAGAACAAAATCTGCTTTATTTCCCCAAAATTCCAGTGGCcgccagggttttagtaatagGTGTCGGTCTCgactgataccgatacgataccgatcCAAATTTGCCCGTACAATTCGGATTGGATGGttttaccctttaattttagttaaaaatgattttatttacattttaccACTGGTCTGTACCCCTGGAACAGTATTGTATTGGTCTCTACTCATGAATCGGTTGATATGGCCGATCTGATTCAGATTCCTTAAACCATGGTGATCACAAGAAACTTGGTCTGCAGAATGATTTAGAAGACTTTGCTTGGTCTTTGTCAAGCCATGGAACATAAAAGAGTGCATATTTGGCATAGGTTCTGtatggttgcaagggaaataaaggtTAATTGAAGTCAAATTAATACTAGAGTgggaatttttgtaatcattatcttaTATGATTAactaattttaaaatatttcaaattttttttatttaattttaaatttgctatttcaattttcacaatcaaattcttttgatttaaaaaataaaacaaggatTACATCTTAGGTAAGTTACACAATCATGATTAGCTGAGGGTGGGCCTTGATGTAATAATAAACTTGATCCATTGTGACCAGGAGGTCATATAGATTTgagtctgaaaacagcctctttgcgaaagcaggggtaaccCTGCAGTGACGGGAACCTCATCCATTGGGTACGTCCCCACCCCCCATCTCCCAACAATCAAGATTACCTAATTTTTCAATCTaagttttttctctctctctctcttaaatcaagttttccttcaatgGTGAAagaggaattccttcaccatggCCGTTGGTATCATCAAATTGGTAATAGGGAGGGAAAATTTTGACAGTGTACAATAATAGTGAGACTTAATGATGACACATTGTTTGGCTCTTTTTCCGGTTGCTCAAATAATCGGTCAACTGTAGAATCGGTCTACTGTATTAGTAGAGAGCGCGGGCGTAGTAGAGTCTACAAGACTCAATGAGGAAGAAGTTTGCACTTCTGATTTCAATCCCTTAACCAGTTGAGGAACCGTTTGAGCATCATGTTCTCTTAGTTACTGTAAGCTTAATGAACAATTGTGTTTCTATTCATTTAGAGTAGTAGTCTATAACAAGTAGGATATATTCATGTGGGGCTATATATGTCGATGTATTTAGTCCATGATTTGTTGTGCTTGCTCCTTCATGGAGAATGTATTGGATAGCCAATCACCTATTCAATTCCTCAGAAAGAGAGATCACACGCCCTTTCTCCTTAGGCACCAACCACACTCCACAGATCTTGTTGATCACTAGTGCCTGAGGAACCTTCATGGACACCTCTAACCCATTCATCAATCACTTCTTAGTTACATCTACGGGTGTCAATTTCAGGCCCGTCCCGACTGTTTAAAACCCAAACCGGCCCAGCCCAATTAATAAATGTGTCAGCCTCAAGCCCAGCCCGTTTATAATCGGTAGTTCTCAGTGCAAGGGTTTAGCTCAACGGTCGCCCGACCCTTTAATCACTATATGAAACTCTCATTTTACCCCCGATGCCCATAAACTAAAGATAGACAATGTTAAAACATGCTTTTAATATAAAAAGTGGTGGGGGAGATAGGTTAATTGATCTTTACCTTCGGCCAAATGGTTGGGGGTTGAGGATTTGTCGCATAACACATTAGACATGTTTTTAGTCACAACCCATTTACAATTAAACAGACATTTAGCCCGTTTAAAGTCCGATTAAGGCTCCGTTAAGGAAGCCCGATTAAAGCCTGAGCCCGACCAACGGACCAAATATAAACCATGCCATGCCCGTCCAATGTGTTaaaaaacaacgcccagaattgggatttgcagaagaaaatgaaaatagaagtcAAACACACTAACACACAACACATAGATtgtacgtggttcacccccaagaaggtaggctacatccacggccggGGATAGAACTTGGTTTCACTACCTCTCTGAAGAATATTACAAGCCCTCAAATCTCAACACACATCTCTcaatgagataaggacactttatagaaaaaccttaacccagaaaagtacagaaattcccctagaagcccaaaagacccacctgtCAGGGTCGCATTTGAACCTAAGTTATGTTGAtatacatatcaaatcaaagatctAGACGAGCTCTACAGGACTCACTACCTCTAACAATGATGTATGCACCTTTTAATCCATCCGGACGCGTTTCGAGACCGAAGCAACCCTCCAAAGATTTCTCACAGCactttctggactgagatcaggcttcaccaatagcATAATGTAAGTCCGATTAGGTAAACGGTTGGGCACGGTGTAGGGCTTCAAAATGGTCAAGCCCGATTAGGCCCCATTGAAACCGGCCTGACGATTGGCACCCCTGGTTACATCAACAAACCCACCTCTCCTTCTAGTGTGTACAAAGGTGTAGTCCCTGTCATGGACTTCTCAATGAAGCTGAGGCCTACACCTCCATATTCATTAGCACCATGTTAAACCAATATTTTGAGCGTTGGCAATTAACCCCATCACAACCAATCTGGGTTGGTTGTGAAGAACAATCGCCACCATGAAACATTTTCTTGATTGTAGCACACCAAAAAAGCAGAAAATAACGATTCTTTTGTCCCAAGATCAAGAAAAAGTCTCATGGTGACGATGAAGAGTTTCTAATTCACAACCAACCCAGATTGGTTGTGATGGGTTTAATTCCCATTGCTCAAAATATTGGTACTGAAGCTGTTTTTAGAAGAAACATTGGAAGGTTTTTCTTCCCTTGCTCTCTTTCTCAAAattccactatattttttttcccagtttttctttgcttctttgattctttgattCATCAATTATGTATTTCAGTTTTTGGTTTCTGgatataattgtttttttttctgtttttcttcattttctttctttctttttaaaatccTTTTAGGGATTGGTGTGTGCCCAAAGACGTTGTCATGGTGGTAGTTTGATAATTTTCTCATTCTTTGAACGCTAACTATTAGTATTGTTTCTATGAGTTTTTCAGCTTAAGTATGGGATTTTGTGTTTTGATCCATTCATCTTGTTGGAAGAATTTATAGGTaggttttccttcttttttgatttaagctatgtatttattttctattagaATCTTATAAAGCTATTCGTCTGGTTGGTTCTGCAGTTAATGTTCCCGCTTTATTTACTTATCAACCTTTTAGAGGTTTAAGAATCTTCTCAATTGGTGTCCATTGTCCTTTGTTTCGATTTCTTGATGTACTAATTCACTTTCTgttatttcagatttttaaaatGTCACATACATGTGGGAGGTATGATTTCTTGGTTCCCAATTCACTAAGACAACAACTCAGATATGCTTTGATTGGAGGACACCTCAAGTACAATTAAGGTTCTAACTTGTTCAAGTAAAAAGTCATTTTAGTCCCTGCTGCTGCAGCAGCAAAAATAATAACGATATGATATTGGGTATAAAAGAGGCTATAACTTAGGACAGATTTTCTCTCCGCCCaaggtgaatgagatcccattcattGCGGGCGAGAGAGGACAGGAAAAGgtatcataagggtattttggaacataccagaaccttaggaggggtttgtgcACCCGTATTGTGGGTGAACTATCCTctatgggtgaagagaaacttagtcctataattttttttttgataacaaaCTTAGTCCTATAACTTAAGTTGTAAAATGTAATCATATTTCAGTTACAAACAGATTAACCATTAATGGGAAAGtaacacggctgtgtaagccgtgtatgtgagagggtctctcacaaagaaatggaaaaatcataaatccccacccattaattaatgtcttaaaactcccaccttctcacatacacggtttataCGAACCGTGTGTGAAAACTTTTCTCTAAAGTTTATGAATAATTAGATGTTATGattgttttcaaatttgaatgcaGCCATTAATGATGTAATAATGATTCAATTTACATTTGTATATATCATTCGTTCCATTTCCTTTTTAAGCCATTTAAAATGTAGGGTAATGtcttcaacaaattttttttgtcattccaTTTCCTTTTTAAGCCATTTAAAATGTAGGGTAATGtcttcaacaaattttttttgtcattccaTTTTaactgttctttttcttttgagcaaattacatgTGCCTCCCCTGTATTTTGGTTACAAGCAATTACATGGACCTCCCTTGGACTATGATGGGGCTTACAAGTAAGTCCATTGCGTTTAGTTGAAACAAAACATTCAtaaatgaccatattacccttcatTATTGTAGTTTTACCCTTCTAGTTTTACAAAACCCAAACTCATCTCCTCAACCTCCCATCATTCCAACCTCATCGTTCATttcacctctttcttctccggcgATCCGACGATCTGTGAGAAGCTTCACTCTCCAATTCGACGGTCCGTCTAACTTGACGAATGCGGAGATTTACTCTCTACAATCGTCTCCGAACCCAACACCAAGAGAGTCGAGCTTCAATCACACCGATTTCTATTCAATGATCGCCAGTGGTCGAAATTCCAATTTTGGCACTTCATATGCTTATGGGCTGCTTGTAGCTTCAAGAGGGCCAACCCCAAGGCCGTTGGATTACGAAGAAGACAATAGTAGTTAGGCGAGGTTCCATTTGTAAGGCTATTATGATAATATCCTTTCATTTGTTCTAATATAATACTACTTGTATTTAAaactcaggctgtgaggggcaatctagtaactagtccatctaacctaaatcctaTTTTTCTTACAAATACTAACTGGAGACAGCAGCCTGtatattccaaacttgatacacagggtgtaatgctttaagcaacaagtgcttaaaccctaaaccctaacaatcttaataTGAAATCTGGAGAAGGGACTAGAGATCTTCATATGTTTGTGTCGAGTTCTACTGCTTTTCCTGTTTCAAATGTGTTTGGAGGTCAATAGTATGGAGTTGAAGAGCAGACGCTCAAAGAAGTGAGAATGGCTGTTTCCCCTGGAAAAAGGTATATAGGTTGATTCATTAATTAATGGGCTTTCAccgattttcccttttttttgttttcagttCTGATTTTGATACTCATGTGGGACAGTGGGAGTGGTTTTTTGTTGTTGGGTGATTAGTGGAGAATTACAGGGAGAACCAAGAAGAATACTTGGACAGGGACAAATTCGGCTTTGGGAACAGAGGAGTTGACAGGGAAATAATTAAACAGTGGAGGGACAACAAGGATGATTGAAGCTAGGGTTTGCGATTTTGTGCGTTCGAGCTGCACGAATAACATAGCGTCTATTACTTAGTTGGAGTTTAATAATGGTGGAATCCGCAACAGGGTTGCGGACGGaattgcaggaggaagaagaaaaagaagaaagaagaaagaagaaagaagggtaaAACTGTCTTTTACATCTCAAAATTAATACTTCACTAATAATCAACCTTTATAGGTACGGatgtaattgttcaaacaaTGAGGGATTTCTTGTAATCATGGTTGTCACAGAGTTTAGGGACCAAGGCAATGGAGAGagtccaaaatcaaggtgatACCTATTAGGCAATCAAGGCACCCCTACCTAGACGCCCACAACTATGGTTGTAATTGGACCAAACGACATGGGAGATCACCATCCAGATCATCCATGGCCTGCCTGCCCGTAGCAGTCAGAGCAGCGCACTAATGAGGTGCGGTGCAATGATCATCTTACCCCTACGCGGTGCCAGAGTAGTGCACTGATGAGGCCCGGTCATTGCACCGCGCCTCATTAGTGTGCTGCTATGGCCGCTACGAGCAGCAGGCCATAGAGGATCATGCTCCTAGGAGATCATGGCTTGAGGTATCGGATTGGCCGATATTGGCTAGAtcagatcggtatcggtcgaggcCGATCCCAAGATTTGGTtgatacaacaaggtttgattgGATCACCCAACTCGGTTGGATCGACTTATCCaaatggatattttttttttttcaaagtttttaagttttaattttttagttttttttttaatattatcttgaccgataTTGATCGATACCAATCGATTTTAACCGATTCGATCTAGATAATATCGATCAATCCGATCCCGAGATCACAACACCCATCAACTCTAGCCGATACAagacccgatccataaaaaacGATTTTAGGGGGTTTTTTTGACCAATCTTGGGTGATTTGGACCGATCCAATCCCAATCCGAAAAAGTTTCGGCCATGACCGATCCCaagtccgatacctggattttgaaccttgtgGGAGAtacatgtaatttgctcttttCTCTTTAACTAACCCATCATGTCACAAGGCCATAGGCTAATCAgaaaaaattttgttgctacaaggctggcagctaAGGAAATGGAATAGTTCACTTTCcgtttgggttcataaatatcctCCTAGATTTTTGTATCTTTTTAAATACCCTTAAAAAATCCATTTCCTTGATTACCAGTATTGTAGCAGGCACATTCCaactacaa is a window encoding:
- the LOC122663688 gene encoding 60S ribosomal protein L23A, with amino-acid sequence MAPPAKATAKKPDAKAQALKAAKAVKSGASSLKKKAKKIRTSVTFHRPKTLKKERNPKYPRLSAPPRNKLDHYQILKYPLTTESAMKKIEDNNTLVFIVDIRADKKKIKDAVKKMYDIQTKKVNTLIRPDGTKKAYVRLTPDYDALDVANKIGII